A window from Pseudomonas sp. MRSN 12121 encodes these proteins:
- a CDS encoding KGG domain-containing protein — MANTGNSNPGNFANDRQKASDAGKKGGQASGGNERQKSDAGKKGGQHSGGRGGRS, encoded by the coding sequence ATGGCTAACACCGGAAATTCCAATCCTGGCAACTTCGCGAACGACCGGCAAAAAGCCTCCGACGCCGGCAAGAAAGGTGGGCAGGCTTCGGGCGGCAACGAACGGCAGAAATCCGACGCCGGCAAAAAAGGCGGCCAGCACAGCGGCGGCCGTGGCGGTCGCAGCTGA
- a CDS encoding CBS domain-containing protein → MKISEIMTRDVQTVHPGQTLREVANMMANIDSGAILVNSEDRLVGMITDRDIVIRAVAKGESCDTPISGVMSSDIRYCFDDQEVDEVARNMADIQMRRLPVVNRDKRLVGVVSLGNIAKACDSGANNTVLQGVAQAH, encoded by the coding sequence ATGAAAATCTCTGAAATCATGACCCGCGACGTGCAGACCGTGCACCCCGGGCAGACGCTGCGGGAAGTCGCCAACATGATGGCCAACATCGACAGCGGCGCCATCCTGGTCAACAGCGAGGACCGCCTGGTCGGCATGATCACCGACCGCGACATCGTCATTCGTGCCGTGGCCAAGGGTGAAAGCTGCGACACCCCGATCAGCGGCGTGATGAGCAGCGACATCCGCTATTGCTTCGACGACCAGGAGGTCGACGAGGTGGCCCGCAACATGGCCGACATCCAGATGCGCCGCCTGCCCGTGGTCAACCGCGACAAGCGCCTGGTGGGCGTGGTGTCGCTCGGCAATATCGCCAAGGCCTGCGACAGCGGCGCCAACAACACCGTGCTGCAGGGCGTCGCCCAGGCGCACTGA
- a CDS encoding carboxylate-amine ligase, giving the protein MIAVDPGPVQRFGIEEEYFITDLDSRRLLAEPSAEVLHACRQAIGPGFAYEMFQGQIEVASPVFEQGAQAASYLRRVRRDLGQALACHGLGFVCAGSHPLADWRLQRATPQPHFQQLFGEFALVARRSLLCGLHVHAEIPPGVDRVAVMNEVLPWLPMLLALSVSSPIWQGEHSGYLSYRQVACDEWPRMGIPEQLSDEADFRHYLRLLREAGAMPADANVWWCIRPSLGFPTLELRITDACPRLADSLLLAALFRVMIRHACQLPAPGSQFSAQRYWLLKENRAQARRWGPEGRFLLAEGGGALTLAQWLERARQTFAATARSLGEEQVFDQALRLLQRGTSAERQLRCLQARANGAGDEAGRRAVVDELLEESADAD; this is encoded by the coding sequence ATGATCGCCGTCGACCCCGGGCCGGTGCAGCGCTTCGGTATAGAGGAAGAGTATTTCATCACCGACCTGGACAGCCGGCGCCTGCTCGCCGAGCCGTCCGCCGAGGTGCTGCACGCCTGCCGCCAAGCCATAGGCCCGGGGTTCGCCTACGAAATGTTCCAGGGCCAGATCGAGGTGGCGTCGCCGGTCTTCGAGCAGGGCGCGCAGGCCGCGAGCTACCTGCGCCGAGTGCGTCGCGATCTTGGCCAGGCCCTGGCCTGTCATGGCTTGGGGTTTGTCTGCGCCGGCTCCCACCCCTTGGCCGACTGGCGACTGCAACGCGCCACGCCCCAGCCGCATTTCCAGCAACTGTTCGGCGAATTCGCTCTGGTGGCCCGGCGCAGCCTGCTGTGCGGCCTGCATGTACATGCGGAAATTCCCCCGGGCGTGGACCGCGTCGCGGTGATGAACGAAGTCCTGCCCTGGTTGCCGATGCTGCTGGCCCTGAGTGTCTCGTCGCCGATCTGGCAGGGCGAGCACAGCGGTTACCTGAGCTACCGCCAGGTGGCCTGCGATGAATGGCCGCGCATGGGCATCCCCGAACAGCTGTCGGACGAAGCGGATTTTCGCCATTACCTGCGGCTGTTGCGCGAGGCCGGGGCGATGCCGGCGGACGCCAACGTCTGGTGGTGCATCCGGCCTTCGCTGGGCTTCCCGACCCTGGAACTGCGCATCACCGATGCCTGTCCGCGGCTGGCCGACAGCCTGCTGCTCGCCGCGCTGTTCCGGGTGATGATCCGCCACGCGTGCCAATTGCCGGCGCCGGGCAGCCAGTTCAGCGCGCAGCGTTACTGGCTGCTCAAGGAAAATCGCGCCCAGGCCCGGCGCTGGGGACCCGAGGGCCGCTTCCTGCTGGCCGAAGGCGGTGGCGCCCTGACCCTGGCGCAATGGCTGGAACGGGCCCGGCAGACTTTCGCCGCCACAGCCCGCAGCCTCGGCGAAGAGCAGGTGTTCGACCAGGCCTTGCGCTTGCTGCAACGCGGCACCAGCGCCGAACGCCAGCTGCGTTGCCTGCAAGCGCGGGCCAACGGCGCTGGCGACGAGGCCGGACGCCGCGCGGTGGTCGATGAGCTGCTGGAAGAAAGCGCCGACGCCGATTAG
- a CDS encoding class I SAM-dependent methyltransferase, producing MADSVSRPQPLVYSTRSRADQALLQQGRRLLAAGYRFVTPTPLTHSRVNARPEHQRATDLRGVFGWSRPFDDQLFDATRLAELQQAGIVERVDGGWRATLRWSSLGPLLLAHSAYPTDEADAVFFGPDSYRFASLIEAHLQQRFTPLRRAVDIGCGAGVGALLVARARHEAQVLAVDINPRALRLSAINAELAQARNVSVYHSDVLDSVDGQFDLILANPPYMQDSQRRAYRHGGGALGEQLSLRILEEALPRLNREGTLLLYTGVAMVDGHDPFLDAARVMLAGDAYGWTYRELDPDVFGEELEKPGYERVERIAVVALTVTRLR from the coding sequence ATGGCCGATTCCGTTTCACGCCCGCAGCCGCTGGTGTATTCGACGCGCTCGCGCGCCGACCAGGCATTGCTGCAACAGGGCCGGCGCCTGCTGGCGGCCGGCTACCGCTTCGTCACCCCGACGCCCCTGACCCACAGCCGGGTCAACGCGCGCCCGGAACACCAGCGCGCCACGGACTTGCGCGGGGTCTTCGGCTGGTCGCGGCCCTTCGACGACCAGCTATTCGACGCCACCCGGCTGGCCGAGCTGCAACAGGCCGGGATCGTCGAGCGGGTGGACGGCGGCTGGCGCGCCACGCTGCGCTGGTCGAGCCTGGGGCCGCTGCTGCTGGCGCATTCGGCGTATCCCACCGATGAGGCCGACGCGGTGTTCTTCGGCCCCGACAGCTACCGTTTCGCCAGCCTGATCGAGGCGCACCTGCAGCAACGCTTCACGCCGCTGCGGCGCGCCGTGGATATCGGCTGCGGGGCCGGGGTGGGGGCCTTGCTGGTGGCGCGGGCGCGCCACGAAGCGCAGGTGCTTGCGGTGGACATCAACCCGCGGGCGCTGCGCCTGAGCGCGATCAACGCCGAACTGGCGCAGGCGCGTAACGTCAGCGTCTACCACAGCGATGTGCTGGACAGCGTCGATGGCCAGTTCGACCTGATCCTGGCCAACCCGCCCTATATGCAAGACAGCCAGCGCCGCGCCTATCGCCATGGCGGCGGCGCGCTGGGCGAGCAATTGTCGCTGCGCATCCTCGAGGAAGCGTTGCCGCGCCTGAACCGCGAGGGCACGTTGCTGCTCTACACCGGCGTGGCGATGGTCGACGGGCACGACCCGTTCCTGGACGCCGCGCGGGTCATGCTGGCCGGCGACGCCTACGGCTGGACCTACCGCGAACTCGACCCCGACGTGTTCGGCGAGGAGCTGGAGAAGCCCGGCTACGAGCGGGTCGAGCGGATCGCGGTGGTGGCGCTGACCGTCACCCGGCTGCGCTGA
- a CDS encoding iron-containing redox enzyme family protein, which translates to MSQLCSLHGSPDTPPLDSPLRNLYHQLLLDNDQAAETRAAEFLHEQLEQTGDGLAPLPEDPAQLLPWLEERRAAVARDYRDYLQERQAGGARRYFHNKAHALYFLQAVAPTKEVDGAWLYGVLAHGQDPRYDGLLTTYLEELGDGEPAQNHVAIYRRLLAEHGCDGDFGLDDELFRQGAVQLALGRCAETCLPEVLGYNLGYEQLPLHLLISAYELGELGIDPYYFTLHVTIDNASCGHARRAVQAVQALQPLDMDAAQYWQRVARGYRLNDLGPGSTDVIQAFDLEHELVAMLERKRRFGQYMHSDYCRFEGKSVNQWLEQPGQIPAFLRALQERGWIKRQQNPADSPFWQLIEGPGAAMFGVFSGFEKQLLHDWIAGDWRSARRSAPVRRTSSLERSRGDLPDDAETRALQAELAGQDAERQRALLLPWLGPHRHFRPAGLFATRRFIELRTLWR; encoded by the coding sequence ATGAGCCAGCTCTGCTCGTTGCACGGCAGCCCCGACACGCCGCCGCTCGATTCACCGCTGCGCAACCTGTACCACCAGTTGCTGCTGGACAACGACCAGGCTGCCGAGACACGGGCCGCGGAGTTCCTGCACGAGCAGCTGGAGCAGACCGGCGACGGGCTGGCGCCGCTGCCGGAAGACCCGGCGCAATTGCTGCCGTGGCTCGAAGAGCGCCGCGCCGCTGTGGCACGCGATTACCGGGACTATCTGCAAGAGCGCCAGGCCGGCGGCGCGCGGCGGTATTTCCACAACAAGGCCCATGCGCTGTATTTCCTCCAGGCGGTCGCCCCGACCAAGGAGGTGGACGGCGCCTGGCTGTACGGGGTCCTGGCGCATGGTCAGGACCCGCGCTACGACGGCCTGCTGACCACCTACCTGGAAGAGCTCGGCGACGGCGAGCCGGCACAGAACCATGTGGCGATCTATCGCCGCCTGCTGGCCGAGCACGGCTGCGACGGCGATTTCGGGCTGGACGACGAACTCTTTCGCCAGGGCGCCGTGCAACTGGCGCTCGGCCGTTGCGCCGAAACCTGCCTGCCGGAAGTGCTGGGGTACAACCTGGGCTACGAACAGTTGCCCCTGCATCTGTTGATCAGCGCCTACGAACTCGGCGAACTGGGGATCGACCCGTATTACTTCACCCTGCACGTGACCATCGACAACGCCAGTTGCGGCCATGCGCGCCGCGCCGTGCAGGCGGTGCAGGCGTTGCAGCCGCTGGACATGGATGCCGCCCAGTACTGGCAGCGGGTGGCGCGGGGGTATCGCTTGAACGACCTCGGCCCGGGCTCGACCGACGTGATCCAGGCCTTCGACCTGGAGCACGAGCTGGTGGCGATGCTCGAACGCAAGCGGCGCTTCGGCCAGTACATGCATTCCGACTATTGCCGTTTCGAGGGCAAGAGCGTCAACCAGTGGCTGGAGCAGCCCGGGCAGATCCCGGCCTTTCTGCGGGCGCTGCAGGAACGGGGCTGGATCAAGCGCCAGCAGAACCCCGCGGACAGCCCGTTCTGGCAACTGATCGAAGGCCCTGGCGCGGCGATGTTCGGGGTGTTCAGCGGCTTCGAGAAACAGCTGCTGCACGACTGGATCGCCGGCGACTGGCGCAGTGCCAGGCGCAGCGCGCCAGTACGCCGCACCAGCAGCCTGGAGCGCTCGCGCGGCGATCTCCCGGACGATGCCGAAACCCGCGCCCTGCAAGCCGAGCTGGCAGGGCAGGACGCCGAGCGGCAACGGGCGTTGCTGCTGCCGTGGCTCGGCCCACACCGGCATTTTCGCCCCGCGGGGCTGTTCGCCACCCGGCGCTTTATCGAGCTGCGCACCCTGTGGCGCTGA
- a CDS encoding cupin domain-containing protein: MHRHSTIARMLRPDEGHHVLHPSGARMNIKVFASDTGGVYSLMETLLPPGGVVPRHIHAGEDENNFILEGHLAMQIGPTLYRAGPGSYVVAPQGVEQCFRNEGDIPCRFLTTFTPGGAEGFFKEAGELIRRAAPAPPDPEQLLRLQEKYGLRYF; this comes from the coding sequence ATGCACCGCCATTCGACCATCGCCCGCATGCTCCGCCCCGATGAGGGCCATCACGTCCTGCACCCCAGCGGCGCCCGGATGAACATCAAGGTCTTCGCCTCCGATACGGGCGGGGTCTATTCGCTGATGGAAACCCTGCTGCCACCCGGCGGCGTGGTGCCCCGGCATATCCATGCCGGCGAGGATGAAAACAATTTCATCCTCGAGGGGCACCTGGCCATGCAGATCGGCCCGACGCTCTATCGGGCCGGGCCCGGCAGCTACGTGGTGGCGCCGCAAGGCGTCGAGCAATGCTTTCGCAACGAAGGCGACATTCCCTGCCGGTTCCTGACGACCTTCACCCCGGGTGGCGCGGAAGGTTTCTTCAAGGAGGCCGGCGAACTGATTCGCCGCGCCGCCCCGGCGCCACCCGACCCCGAGCAATTGCTCAGGCTCCAGGAAAAATATGGTCTGCGGTATTTCTGA
- a CDS encoding helix-turn-helix domain-containing protein yields the protein MPSLTLIQSLPALGLQAQRFDAGSESLTQTHAHRHEHGQLVLTLRGVVACEVAGSHWTVPPHCALWIPAGLAHRSRASANARGCFLFIDPGVSPPLAQRCCTLRLSALLRELIIELCDARRERSPRGQALLAALLLDELAGMPTVDTHFPLPDDPRLQRVAQALIANPGDRRTLGQWSSLAGMSERSLSRQLLKDTGMAFGAWRRQLQLMVALRLLAEGKSVQQVAGELGYEAATSFITMFKQAMGTTPARYVSAWEPVHKGHRHSLSRRASGEFLPRSGGLCSSGPANGERGQDTCGE from the coding sequence ATGCCGTCCCTCACTCTTATTCAGTCCCTTCCGGCCCTCGGCCTGCAGGCCCAGCGCTTCGACGCCGGCAGCGAAAGCCTGACGCAGACGCACGCCCATCGGCACGAACACGGGCAACTGGTCCTGACCCTGCGCGGGGTGGTGGCCTGCGAAGTCGCCGGCAGCCATTGGACTGTACCGCCCCATTGCGCGCTGTGGATTCCCGCCGGCCTGGCCCATCGCAGCCGCGCCTCGGCCAACGCCCGGGGCTGTTTCCTGTTTATCGATCCCGGGGTCTCGCCGCCGCTGGCGCAGCGCTGTTGCACCCTGCGTCTCAGCGCCCTGCTGCGGGAGCTGATCATCGAGTTGTGCGACGCACGCCGCGAACGCAGCCCCCGGGGCCAGGCGCTGCTGGCCGCTCTGCTGCTCGACGAACTGGCCGGCATGCCGACGGTGGACACTCATTTCCCGCTGCCGGACGACCCGCGGCTGCAACGGGTCGCCCAGGCCCTGATCGCCAATCCCGGTGACCGACGCACCCTCGGGCAGTGGTCGAGCCTGGCCGGGATGAGCGAACGCAGCCTGTCCCGCCAGTTGCTCAAGGACACCGGCATGGCGTTCGGCGCCTGGCGTAGGCAGTTGCAACTGATGGTGGCCCTGCGCTTGCTGGCCGAGGGCAAGAGCGTGCAGCAGGTCGCGGGCGAGCTGGGCTATGAGGCCGCGACCAGCTTCATCACCATGTTCAAGCAGGCCATGGGCACCACGCCAGCGCGCTACGTCTCGGCTTGGGAGCCTGTGCACAAGGGCCACCGCCACTCCCTTTCCAGGCGCGCCAGCGGGGAATTTCTGCCACGTTCAGGCGGTCTATGCTCGTCAGGGCCAGCGAACGGCGAAAGAGGACAGGACACATGCGGCGAGTGA